A window from Cytobacillus sp. FSL H8-0458 encodes these proteins:
- a CDS encoding YwqG family protein, whose translation MTSLVLKLPKEFEKYRTELEKTAKPFVSIQAERGKTTFFESKFGGHPYLPKLSDHPKDEQGNYMNLFAQINFEEVPHIEPMPESGILQFYLSPADDVYGLDFDNPTAQRNFRVIYHPNIVKGEEDLVTEFSYVPDLSNEYDPIVQEAKMSFQLKIAPVPADDFRFEDMVNIDLFESIDHPDYEDLHELYFEELGAEGHKIGGYPYFTQQDPREKSDPTGEYTILLFQADTDDDIDLMFGDSGVANFFIKEEDLKNRNFTNVLYNWDCC comes from the coding sequence ATGACCAGTTTAGTATTAAAGCTGCCGAAGGAATTTGAAAAATATCGAACCGAATTAGAAAAAACAGCTAAACCGTTTGTCAGCATCCAAGCAGAAAGAGGGAAGACCACCTTTTTTGAAAGTAAGTTTGGAGGACATCCCTACCTTCCAAAGTTGAGCGATCACCCAAAGGATGAGCAGGGGAATTATATGAATCTATTTGCACAGATTAATTTCGAAGAAGTTCCCCACATTGAGCCGATGCCTGAAAGCGGGATTCTTCAATTCTATCTCTCGCCGGCTGATGATGTGTACGGGCTTGATTTTGATAACCCGACTGCTCAAAGAAACTTCCGGGTTATTTATCATCCAAATATCGTGAAAGGTGAGGAAGACCTGGTGACAGAATTTTCGTATGTACCTGATTTAAGTAATGAATATGATCCGATAGTCCAGGAAGCAAAGATGAGTTTCCAGCTTAAGATCGCTCCTGTACCGGCTGATGATTTCCGTTTTGAGGACATGGTCAATATCGACTTATTCGAATCCATCGATCATCCGGACTATGAAGATTTACATGAGCTCTACTTTGAGGAGTTAGGTGCAGAGGGCCATAAAATAGGCGGTTATCCTTACTTCACCCAGCAGGATCCGAGAGAAAAAAGTGATCCAACAGGAGAATATACCATACTGCTATTCCAGGCGGATACCGACGATGATATTGACTTAATGTTCGGGGACAGCGGTGTTGCAAACTTCTTTATAAAAGAAGAAGATTTAAAAAACAGGAATTTCACTAATGTTCTTTATAATTGGGATTGCTGTTAG